GTGTCCGGCTGGGAGATGCCGTTTCGCCTCGAGGACGTCTACGACTGGGAGAAATCCACGTCGCGACTGGCCGCGCAAGCCCCGTGGTGGCAACCCGGCACCGCGTCGGGCTATCACGCCGTGACCAGTGGCCACCTGATTGGCGAGATCGTGCGGCGGATCACCGGAAAGACGCTGAAAGACTTCGTGCGTGACGAGATCGCCGAACCGTTGCGTGCCGACTTTCAGATTGGAGCGCTGCCCGAAGACGACGCCCGCATCGCGGAGCTGGTCCCGCCACCACCGCTGGACGTTCCCCTTGACGCGGTGCCCCATGACCATCCGATGTACAAGACATTCGCCGCTGTGCCGCCCACTCCGGAATCGGCGCTGGCGGCCGAGACGACGGCGTGGCGCCGCGCGGACATCGGCTCGGCCAACGGTCACGGCAACGCTCGGTCGTTGGTCCGCGTCCTTTCGCCAATCTCGTTGGGCGGCAGCGTCAATGGAACACGGCTACTGGACTCGGACACCATCGACCTGATCTTTCGAGAACAAGTCAACGGGACCGACCTGGTCCTGGCCATGCCGGCGCGGTGGGGCATGGGGTTTGCGCTGCCCCACCCCGAGGCGGTGCCGGACATGCCCGACGGGAAGGTCTGCTATTGGGGCGGCTGGGGCGGGTCGATGGTGGTCATGAATCCCGACCGCCGTGCCACCTTCGCCTACGTGATGAACAAGATGGGACAGGTCACCTCGGCGGGAACCGAGCGCACCCGCAAGTACACACGACTGATCTACCAGGCCCTGTAGGCGTCGCGCCTGCGCCCGGCTAGTCTGACGTGTCGTGCGCGTCCTGGTGATCGGTTCCGGTGCCCGTGAGCATGCGCTGCTGCTGGCGCTGCGCAAGGACGCGCAAGTCACGGGACTGGCCATCGCCCCGGGCAACGCCGGCACGGCCCGGTTGGCCGAGCAGCACGACGTCGATGTCACCTCGGCGGAGGATGTCGTCGCCCTGGCGCGCACGGTCCGCGCCGACCTGGTGGTCGTCGGTCCCGAAGTGCCCCTCGTCCTCGGGGTGGCCGACGCGCTGCGGTCGGCCGGCATCGTCTGCTTCGGACCCGGCAAGGACGCCGCTCGCATCGAGGGCTCCAAGGCGTTCGCCAAAGAGGTCATGGCCGCGGCCGGCGTGCGCACCGCGGCCACTGAAATCGTCGACAGCCCCGCACGTTTAGACGCCGCGCTGGATCGCTTCGGTCCGCCGGCCGGCGATGCCGCCTGGGTGGTGAAGGACGACCGCCTGGCCGCCGGCAAGGGTGTCGTGGTGACCGCGGATCGCGGCGCGGCGCGAGCGCACGCCGCCGGGCTGCTCGAGGCAGGCCACCCGGTGCTGCTGGAGTCGTATTTGGATGGCCCGGAGGTGTCACTGTTCTGCGTCGTCGACGGCGCGACCGTGGTGCCGCTGCTGCCGGCGCAGGACTTCAAGCGCGTCGGTGACGGCGACAACGGGCCGAACACCGGCGGCATGGGCGCTTACGCGCCGGTCCCGTGGCTTCCCGACGAGGTTTATCGCGACATCGTCCGCAACATCGTCGAACCCGTTGCGGCCGAGATGGTTGCGCGCGACTGCCCGTTCAGCGGATTGCTGTATGCCGGGCTCGCGATCACCGCAAACGGGCCCGCGGTGGTCGAATTCAACTGCCGCTTCGGTGATCCCGAGACCCAAGCGGTGCTGGCCCTCCTGGAATCGCCACTCGGCCAACTCCTGTACGCGGCGGGCAGCGGCACGTTGGCGGAGTTCGGTGAGCTGCGCTGGCACGACGGTGCCGCGGTGACGGTGGTGCTGGCGGCGGAAAATTATCCCGGCCGTCCTCGTCTGGGCGACATCATCGTCGGCTCCGAGGCCGACGGGGTGCTGCACGCCGGGACCGCGCGGCGCGAGGACGGCGAGATCGTCTCCTCGGGTGGTCGCGTGCTGTCGGTGGTGGGGACCGGCGTCGACCTCTCGGCCGCGCGGACCCACGCGTATGACGCGCTGCGTTCGATCCGACTGCCGGGCAGTCATTTCCGCAGCGACATCGCCCAGTTGGCGGCCGAAGGTCAGATCCGCGTCTAGAAGGCGTCTAGAACGCGGCGGCCTGTCCGTCGCGGCGCGGATCGCTGGCCGCGAAATAACCGCCGGGGAGTCTCCAGATCGCCTGGCAGCTGCCGAATTGGTTGTAGTCGTCGACGGCGACCAGGTCGTGTCCGCGCCGACGTAACTCGTCGAGTGTCGCACCGGGGAAACCCGTTTCGCAGCTGACTTGCATTGCCTCCACCCACCGAAACCGCGGCCCGTCGCACGCCGCCTGCGGGTTCTGCCCGTGGTCGGCGATGCGCACCATCACCTGCACATGCCCCTGCGGCTGCATCATTCCGCCCATCACCCCGAAGCTCATGACCGGGGCCCCGTCCTTGGTCACGAAGCCCGGAATGATGGTGTGGAATGGACGCTTGTTCGGGCCCACGATGTTTGGGTGACCGTGCGTTACACCGAAATTCGCGCCGCGGTTCTGCAGCGAGATCCCCGTCCCCGGCACCACCACGCCGGAACCGAATCCCATGTAATTCGACTGGATCATCGAGACCATCATCCCCGCGGCGTCGGCGGTGGTCAGGTAAACGGTTCCCCCCGTCGGGGCGCCCGCGGAGGCGGGCTTCGCCCGTGCACGGTCGATGAGTTCGGCGCGGCGCGCCAGGTAGCCCTTGTCCAACAGGTGTTCTGGCCGCAGCGGCATGTGGTCGATGTCGGCGACATAGGCCTGGGCGTCGGCGAACGCCAGCTTTACCGCTTCGATCTGTAGGTGCACGCTGTCGGCGGAATCGGGCGCCAACGACGCCA
The sequence above is drawn from the Mycobacterium marseillense genome and encodes:
- a CDS encoding serine hydrolase domain-containing protein yields the protein MASQTLIDAHFTTGVLHGHYDSRFEDLVAGLADEVSTGGELGAAIAIDIGGELVVDIWGGYADRAKTREWSQDTIVNVFSSTKNVTALAALMLIDRGLLDPFAPVAKYWPEFAANGKDQVEVRHVLSHTSGVSGWEMPFRLEDVYDWEKSTSRLAAQAPWWQPGTASGYHAVTSGHLIGEIVRRITGKTLKDFVRDEIAEPLRADFQIGALPEDDARIAELVPPPPLDVPLDAVPHDHPMYKTFAAVPPTPESALAAETTAWRRADIGSANGHGNARSLVRVLSPISLGGSVNGTRLLDSDTIDLIFREQVNGTDLVLAMPARWGMGFALPHPEAVPDMPDGKVCYWGGWGGSMVVMNPDRRATFAYVMNKMGQVTSAGTERTRKYTRLIYQAL
- the purD gene encoding phosphoribosylamine--glycine ligase; amino-acid sequence: MRVLVIGSGAREHALLLALRKDAQVTGLAIAPGNAGTARLAEQHDVDVTSAEDVVALARTVRADLVVVGPEVPLVLGVADALRSAGIVCFGPGKDAARIEGSKAFAKEVMAAAGVRTAATEIVDSPARLDAALDRFGPPAGDAAWVVKDDRLAAGKGVVVTADRGAARAHAAGLLEAGHPVLLESYLDGPEVSLFCVVDGATVVPLLPAQDFKRVGDGDNGPNTGGMGAYAPVPWLPDEVYRDIVRNIVEPVAAEMVARDCPFSGLLYAGLAITANGPAVVEFNCRFGDPETQAVLALLESPLGQLLYAAGSGTLAEFGELRWHDGAAVTVVLAAENYPGRPRLGDIIVGSEADGVLHAGTARREDGEIVSSGGRVLSVVGTGVDLSAARTHAYDALRSIRLPGSHFRSDIAQLAAEGQIRV